TAGAGGAATTGAACTACACCATTCAATACTTTTGAGCCGTGAAGGAATTGTTGCTTCCTCGCCAGGGTAATACATTCTCTGCGTCTAAATTCCTAAACGCTCCCTAAATTTTTAGTTCCACAAGAACAAAGTCTTTTGGTGccacaaaatttaagaaaaatctgACTAGCTAGtaaactatttcatttaaacccagttaaaatataaatagaaaaagttGTATTTACATACATGAAATGCCGGAGTCACAAAAGCAACCGTGCTAGTCATCGTCAGAGGAGAGCTTCTGCTTCTTCCACTTATAGGCGGCTTCTAGTATCTTAAGATTTGTGGTCTGGTTTTCTTCGGGGAATAGATAGTCAATGTACTCCTCATACCTGCCACATCAAATTTGTTAGCATTCACAAAAAACGAAAGGCtaaaaatggaataaaacataatataatCAAAACTGCAGCCCGCACTGGTTGATTGAGAAATCAATTTATGGACCaacttgaaacaaaataataatctaatgtCTATTCTTGATTACAATTGTGCGCTTGTCTAttcttacacgtgggacccacaacttttttcaacttaaaacatctttatatgtgagacccacaacctttttcaatttctcataaaaagtattcaactcatcttaacatccaaacacactttaaactcaatttagatggaCCTCACATAACTCcatccactactcaactcactactattaataaagaactcaactcagttcagctcaacatccaaacgcagcctaagacATCTGATTCAGCACCTCTGTAAATATCAAGCGAGGTATGCGATGACTCCTAAAATCGGCTATTGTTGATGGTAAACTTGCCAATAAAAAGTATTGGGCTCCTGTCTCATGCACAAAACTTTATCCTGTGTCCAAATTTTAGTAATTGAATCCTAACCTAAAAGTTCACTAAGCATGTCAAAATGATATGGTTAGTGTTCAACTCTTTGCGTGCTGCTGCCGGTGACTTTTTACGACACTGTAACATCAAAATCTTATGAAGAAAGACTAGTAAATTTAGTTATACATACCCAGCAGGACCGTCCTCGGCTACAATAGGCCTCCTCTTTTTGAGCTTCTTTGGCAGCTTAGCCTGGACTAAACCAACATCACCAAGCTCACCAAAACTGCTCTCCATGGTCAACCACTCCTCTAACAGCATTGCTCTCTCTTCTTTTAGCTCAGGTGCAGATGTTCTTAAGTAGTTGATAGCCTTCTCAAAAACCCCTGATTCATTTGGGGGAAGGGGATGGaagaaaatagaattttaatgtttgttttatttggTAATAATTGAGAAAACTAAACAATAGGATTTTGCGAGAAATTGCTTACTTCTAGCACGCTGAATGCATTGTTTCTTTTGTTCATAGCGATTTTCTTGGATGCTATCTTCTGCCAAATCCAAGCCCCCAGCATCCTCCTCCATAGCAGATGCCTCAAATTTTGCATAGCTTATCCACACCTTCAGGTGCTTTGTTCTGTCTAGAAGTCTCTCATAGAGCTCTCTGGTCCTTTCGAACTCACCCTCAGAtatttcaaaatcaatataCGTCTGTCATGAAATGAATCAACGTATTATTACCCATAATCTCAAAAGCAAGATTACCAAAAAgcattaaaattttcttaaaataaagtTAATCTTCTAtattagagatcaaaagagcgATCACCACATCCAGAGAAAATTGTTATATCAAATGGAAAAACACTTCAAATAAGACAATAAGATGAAATTTATGAgtcaaaaaagtaaaaaagattcAAAAGAAAGAACTTTACCTATTTTATCTGCAATTAAAAAAGGTATAAACAAGAAGAAGGTGCCTTTATGTTGGCCTCTTTCTCCTTATTTCGTGCAAAGCAATTTTAAGAATCAAGAAACAATAACAGACTACGGAAAACAGTAAAGAAGAATAATAGACTTTTTTTAACCATATTTTAGCTTTTGACTAAAATGAGGAATGCCTAAATATGTACCTTCCACAATAACTCCGGCATATCCAGTGCTGGTTGGGCAATTGCAAGCTCAAAAATAGCCCTAGCTCGCTCAGTCTCAGACAAAGATCTCTCCAACTCCGCGTACTTGCTCCATGCATAACAGTTTTCTGGTGACCACTCTAAATACTTCTCATAGATTTTACGGCAACGATCTATATTTCCAAGCTGCAGCTCTATCTCAATATACTTCTTGaatatctatttttcaaaaaagcaCAGTTGCAATTGTTAGACTGTACTCCCTTACTTTTAGAGTATATAAAAAGACTTGGTATCAATCTGTAAATTACCTTATCTTTAGGAGCTTTCCCAATTGCATTTCCTAGGACTTGTCGTGCAGCCTTGAGATTCCGCTGCCGGATCTCAAACTGGGCAGCTAGAAGCCATATTTTTGCAAAAGAGAATTTCTCATGAGGAATCAACTTAAGACACTCACTGGAAGAATTAATGGCAAAAGAACAAGACAACATATTAGTATGTCATTTAATTGGCATGAACAGTTGTCTAAGAAATTTACTGCAGGTGTAAtgagatttcaatttttcatggTCATTAACAACCAATTAAGTGTATAGCATAAAAATTTcctggaaaattgaaaaattaaaataacctCTCACAGTGTTAATGAACCATAAAATAATTACTTGCAAAACATATACGCTACCGTACTCAAAATGTATggtaacattttcttttctatgaacatttgaacattcatccataTAAAGTACAATATTTTCCCTAGGTATCAAGAGTGGAGAGAAAATCAGAAATAGTTTCTTCATATTTAGCCTCAGTATCTAGCCTACAAAGTATgggaagaagaaacaaagaaataattGTCTCGCTCCCATTTCTTTTATCTAACTTTTGTCTAGGTAAGTACCAGTACAGCTTTATTAAGACGAAAAAGGAAGCGATAAGAAATCATGGCATGTGGTTGGTGAGTgtttaaaatatgaattgacTTGGAATGAGTCCTCTCCTCTTGTGAGGGTGGGGTAGTTTTTCTCTCTTGGTTCCGAGTGAACAAAGAGCTTTGTCTCTTGAGCAGAATGTCTGAAGAGTCACAGAAAATGAACAATGAAATCTCTAGTCTCTGTGAGGGGCTTAGGTTGACTGATGAAGAGCGACAGGAAGTAGTAGTGAAGGAAGAGGAGGTACTGCTGTCAGTAGCCAAAAGCAAAAAATGCTTGGTTGCACACATTGCTGCAGATAAAGAGGTTAACAAAGGCGCCTTCATATCAACAATGTCAAAGATGTGGCATACTGAGGGCCGGATAATGTTTAAAGAAGTGGGATGGAACAGATTTCTGATTTGAGTttcaaggagaaaaagaaaacaatcgTGTCATGCAGGCACGTCCATGGTCTTTTGATAAATTCCTTGTGTGTTTAAAGGACTGTAATGGTGAGTCTACTCCAAAGGATATTCAGTTCAATTATGAACCATTCTGGCTTCAACTTCATGATATGCCATTCACGGGAATGAACAAAAGTATGAGGGGTCTTGGAGAAACTGTAGGGAAAGTGATTATGGTTGATATGGATGGAAGTGGCACGGGGGGGAAAATTCTTACGTGTGAAATTTTTGGTAGATATTACAAAACCTTTGGCTAGAGGTTGCATTCTCAACATTGGAGATAAAAGGTTTTGGATAACTTTCAAGTACGAGAGGCTGCCAATTTCTGTTGTCATTGTGGTGTAATCAAACCCACTAATCGAAGGTGCTCTGGCTAGTTTGGGTAGTagaatattctcaaaatacctGGGAATATtctactactattcattattttattattacttttcacctacttttcactactattcaatattctatcattactttttcattattttttcactactattcacaaaatatctgaaatcacctcactacccaaacgcaacCGACATGGGGAGAACTCAGGGTGAAGATTACCAGATTCAGTATGGCAGTTGGTTGAGAGCTAGTAACCAGAAAGCTCCCACTGGTTAGCATAGAAAGGAAGAGGATGATCGACTAAAGGATCTCACTGGAAGAGTCCGGCAAGGTAGTTCTGGCAAAGGGCTCTCAGGTAGTGGTAAACAATTCAAAAAGGAAGGTGGAAAATTCTCAGTTAGTTGAAACTGATAAAAGCAACTCCATGATTTCAGGAAGCAGGGTGGAAATCAAATCCTCTTCTTGTGCCACACATGTGGTTCATTCTCCTAATAGCAGCCAGGTTGgtctttcatttctttattttaatgataAGGTTGTTAGTAAGGAAAGCACTAGatctcgtttgcattcaaaacccacctcaactcatctcatctcatcattacaactttctcaaattttcacacaaaatataataaacaattcaactttttcaaattccaaaacaactttctcaaattcccacacaaaatataataaataattcaacttttattctactatttacaaaccatctcaacccatctctaaatccaaaccactcctaagACTTCGTCTAACTGGAAAAGGAGAGCTAGAGAAGGTATTTCATAGAAGGTTGCAGGGTTGAATGAATCCCCCATGAACCTGGAcgtgtttgatttttttaagaaaagaaatttagaGGTTGAAGCCGATAAGTTGACTACTAAAAGAGCTAAAATACAAAATTGTGTGGTAGGTAAATAACATTATGAACTGGCAGAGGCTGCAATCATCATGAATCTCATTTgctggaactgccgagggcttgggaaccctcaaaCAGTTCGTGAGCTTCATCTTTTGATGAAGGAAAAGTTCCCAAGTGTGGTTTTTTAAATTGAAACCATGTGTaatagaaaaaaagttgaaaggtTCGAAATAGGCTGCGGTATGATCATAGTTTTGTGGTGGACAGTAGTATGGGTCAAAGTGGTGGTTTAGCAGCTCTGTGGAAAAAGGATATACTTGCTGAGTTTTTCTCTTACTCTCAGAGCCATATCTCTTTGACTATCACTAATTCCGAGGATGGTAAGAAATGGATGCTGACAGGCTTCTATGGCAATCCAGTGGCAGCTAAAAGAGAGGGCAGTTGGCAATTGTTGAGACTTCTTAAACCCAATCAGCAGTTGCCTTGGTTATGTATGGGggactttaatgaaattatttcccCGGATGAGAAGTCAGGTGCTGCTACTAGACCTTATAAACAAATGGAATCATTCAGAGAAGCTCTTGAGGATTGTGATTTTAAGTGACCTGGGTTTTATAGTCCCCAAATTTACATGGTGTAACAATAGGGAAGGAAGGGAATTCACTAAAGAAGGTTTAGATGGAGTGCTGGGAAACAGTAACTGGAACTAGCTATTTGGCCTCACAGAGATACATGTTCTTCGTGTTCTAAGTTCTGATCACTGCCCTCTCTTTGTTTCTTGTCTGAGAGATAAAAGGGAGTTCCATCAACAGAGGAAAATTTTTAGATATGGAGCTAGTTGGGCTAACAAAGAAGAttgcaaaaatcttattaagatatatataaatatcagtAGCACAAACTTGGATATGTTCTTCCTGTGCTAAGTTCTGTTCTAAGTTTGTGCTTAGAAAGTAGCACAAACTTGGATCGCAATCCAACATAAGAGGGTACTAAGAAAGAAAGACTTGAGCTCCAGCACCGATCTCTCGCAATCCATGAAAACAATAATTCCTTTCTCTTCAAGATGCCACAATGACACAACAGGTCACTCTCTACCAAAATAAACTACACTGGAGAACATTTGAATTTAGCTTTGATATCTATACATAAACTATACGTGAAAGCTTGCAAAGAGAACtacatcaaaataatatcaacATAGCAACCTCTTGTGCAGGCCAAATCAGAAGTACTGACTCTTAAAACTTTCAGTTTGATGTGATGCACAGCAGTACATACAAGAAAAGAAGCAACAAGATACgccaaaagaagaagaagaagatgatgatgatgaaaagaacagggaaaaaaacatccgatcaaaacaacaaatatgTAAGTTCTAATTTACCAGGTTTCTAAGTCGAAACAGAACATTAATTTTAGAgagtctttattttcttttcttttactccTTTTCGCAATCATAAACGTACCGATACACTTCTCTCGTTCGTTCCATGTCTCCAGCATCAAGCTCTTCGTACAGGGCATAATTAATCCTAACATTACACATTCAACAAATAATCAACCATCAACacattacaaaacaaaacaaagaaagctaCAAGTTTTCGAAATCCAAATTCTCAACCACGAAAATGCACCTACCACAAATAAATGTACCGCTGCCAGTATCGCTTCTCCTCGGCGGGAGGAACGTTCGCAATGGCCCTTTCATAAACCTCCCTAATCCTTTCCTTATTTCCCACGCTCTCTTCCAACCGAATGTAATCAAACCAAGAGTCGTAATTCAGCGGATTCTTCCTCACCTCTTCCTCATACTGAAACCTCCGTTTCCCTACTATCGCATCTTCAATCCCCTCTCTATCCCCATACTGCTTTTCAAACGCCACAAACTTCCTATACAAGTCCTCAGCTCGCCCTTTCGGTATATGGTCGAGAGCAAACTTGTAGATACACCTCGCACGCTCTGTCTCCTTGCACCGCTCCTCGAACTCGGCAAATGCAACGAACAACTGCTCAGCCTCCTCATCGTCAGCAAGCTTCTCTACCGCCCTCTCGTACACGTTCCTCGACCTAGCAACCTCGCCGTTCTTCATCTCAAACTTGGCGAACCGAATCCAAGCACCGACCTTGGGGTGGCATTGAACAAACCGCTCAAAAATCTGCCTAGCGCGCTCGACCTCGTTGTAGCGTAGCTCGAACTTGATGTACGAGAGCCAGCCCTGCTGGTCCGGCATCCAATTCATCCATCTCTCAAAGACCTGCCTCGCGCCAGCGACATTGCCGAGCATCTCTTCCATGTGAATGTACTTGTACCACAACTGGTCCACTCTCGGCAAAAGCGCCACCGCACGGTCCCATACGTTACGGGCGTGGTTGATGAACTTGTTCTTCATCTCTACCTCGGCGTACTTGAGCCACAGCGTGTGGTTCCGGTAATCGACCTCGAGAGCGCGTTCCCATACGGAACGTGCGCGATTGAAGTCCTTCTGCGACTCCTCCCACTGCGCGTACTTGATCCAGACGCTGATGTTCCATCGGACCCGGCGGATGAGGTCCTCGAACTCTTTGCGCTTGCGGAGGCGGTAGTCGGCAAGTTCGGCGGCATCGGTAATTTTCTGCTTCGGCGGTCGGATCTCGGCTTCTTGGCGCTCCCTGGCCTCCCGGAGGATCTGCTCGGCGGTGATTTGGATAGGAGCCGGTGTTTTGTTCTTGACTCTAGTCGGCCGCGGGAGCTTAACCTCCGTATCCTTTCGCGTTAGGTAGCCAAGACTGGGATCGGCATCTTTCGCCGCCATCGTCGATCGATTGAGAAGGAAAAGCGTCTCGATTCTGGATATCTAATCTAGGATGCCCCCAAACTCTCCGTAACCTAAATGAATTTCATTTAACAGCGATACCCAAACACACgtacaaatttaaaatgaagattttttttttttttttttttttttttttttttttttacagtaaaATGAGGATATTGATATTTAGGAGAGtgatgttatttgttttataaaaggtACGTGCTATACAGAACctttatatttttgtacaatacttaaaaaatataattttatttttttattttcacacttcatatttcatattttatataaaaaaaaattttattataaaattgtcTCTTATTTATGACGTAATTGTGtaaaattctctctttttttttttagaataatgtttgatcatcttaatttttattatcttcacattattttataatataatattaaataattagagattattcattatattttatttgtaaacttatcatctaatatacatcataaaataataaaaaaaatagatgataaatatatatatatttttttatcatttttaaaacactaaaatatttgtaaaattttgGACCAACTCAACCGAAacgataatttttatttctaaggAAACATATTATAGATCTTCTTAAATataaggaaaattatttattgcagCCTATTGTGTACTGCAGCTGCAGCACATTCTGTgctgtatttaaaaaaaaaattacgtgtGGAGTGTGCGGAGAGCAAGACTAATGTATAGCCGCACTCTAAATATAAAGTCACCTATCTAAAGGTGGATACTGGATAGTATATTTTGTTTGATggataaaattacatttttatctTTGGATTTGACGAAgaatgttttacttttttttttttttttttttttttgtgactctTTTATCTTCTCATTTAGTTAAAATTACTTCTCCTTAAAGGTTTTCAATTAGATAATTGACgtctcttattttgtttttttatcttttctttaatatcTATTTTACCTTAATTAAGTTGCATTATCTcttaaataaaactatatttttatccTTGAgattttttagaccaaaatttaatcattttggTCATCCCTTGTGCTATGACTGGATAAGGATCAGGAACCTATGCAATTTTTTTAGGAATAACAAGTATGGTACGAGTTATTTAGAAATTAGATCATCCAATAATTTTTCAGTCTATTAATATCTACAAAAAATACGTAATTCAATCACACAAGTAAAAGTATTAAAGGATGTCAAAGCTAACGATATATTCCTAGTCTCTTATATTTTGCATTATTGTTAGTTTAATTCAAAACAttaaacctttaaaattatcttcatatatGCAAGTAATATAAGACTAACCCATCTCATAAAACCAATTCTATAAGAGATaatgttcattccttataaacatgtccaatATATTATCTACagataatgtgagattattcctcaacaccttCCCTCATGTACATGCCAATATTTTTCCTGATCCTTGTTACAAGATAAGTAGTATGGGCTCCATTCGTCCTATGGcagactctgataccataaaaaaattcataagtctaactcatctcataaaatcaattttacagAAGAAGATtgctcattccttataaatatgtTCAAGATTTTGTctataaataatatgagattattcatCAACACTAGGCACGAGACTTTGTTGTAAAGTAAAAACTATACATGATGCCATATCAAGCCCAGGTAAGCATTTATTTGAGAACTGGCGAGAATGGgcatttggcccaaaaaatgaagaaaaccagATTCCAACCGATTCCTTGGGAGCCTTCTTTGATGGTTTACGCACGTATGCTCGTTTCAGTAGTTTTGAAGCATGTGAGTTTTGACCGGGATGATGATTATTTTGCTGCTGCTGgaatatcaaagaaaataaagatatttgaatttaatGCACTCTTTAACAAGATGAGTATGGGAGGTTTCTTGATTTCTTTTAGACATATCTTCAATTGGGTTATGCTAGCAACTAGATGCATGTATGCAATCGTTCATTGATGATCATTAATTACTATGTATTTCTGAAAATTGATAGTTGATACTACAATATATACATCATTATTAGTTAATCCATGATATTACAAGTTAATTTCGAACACTGGAGGTTTCTTATGGGCTTTTCCCTGCTGCGTGGTGTTTTGTTTTAACCTGCAGGCATATACCTTGCTTTGACATTTACTAAATTTCCTCGTTGCTCATGATCACATGATTTGCTTGGATTGAGTTACAGTTCTGGGATGTGAGTACCGGTCAAGGGGTTTCTCAGTTCAAAGAGCGTGAAAAGAGGGCGTGGTCTGTTGACTTGTCTCGATTATATCCCACAAAACTGGCCAGTGGAACTGATGATTGTACGTTCAGTGAAACTGTAGAGCGTTAATTGCTCTATCTGTTCTTTTACAGCCCTAACGTCAACTATCAGTACTGGATTGTAGTCTGACCAAAAGAAAAGTAGATGGCTCCCCCATATTTTTTTCGAGTCCAGCCTAAGATTCTACTCTGACCAACAAGAATATGGGAGCAACAACTCAAAAaggatcataaaaataaaccagcatatatggaagaaaatactttaaaaaactTTTGCAGTTAGATGGATGCCCCGTTCAAAAGTATTCATCCCAGTACCGTAACTTCTAACGAGACTGAACCAAAGTTACTTACAAAATCCAGATTCCTAAAGGAAACTTGGAACTTTTAAAGCCTTCAGACAAAAAACCTCCTGCCTTTGCTCGCCCCAGGTTGAGAGGTGAATTAGAGTGAAACTGTGAAAAAGGGTCAAATCGATGTGAGTCAGCTTAGGACAGTGCCCACAACAAGAGCTTCCGGTAATGTTAGCCGACTTATTTGGGGGCACCGTCGGCAATGAAGTGAGAACTTCCGGGTCACATATCAGTAGGGCTGGTGCTGGTGAGGCCATAAGAAGAACTCAGCTGGTGGTGGAAACATATTAGTAGTTGAAGCAGTAATGGTTGAAGAGCCAGGAGAGTCAGAAGTACTGGTGTTATTAGGTTGAAGGTGCTGGAAAAAGTGGTGATGATACAGTGCAGCCGCTGCATCAATCGGAATACCAGATGGAATGGCATGAAGGGGCTGAATTGAAGTGAAATTGATACTGTTGCTGCCATTGCCTGTTGGGGGTGGTTGCTGGGTATGGTTTAGTGATGGCTTTTGCTCAGATTCTAGTGAGAGTTTCAGGCGTTTAGCCGCTCCGCCAATGGGTAGAGAACTCTTGGAAATGGCTTCCACATCATATCTGTTCATCTCAAAATTGGTCACAGCATTTGCACCTCTAAACTTTATTGCTGCAATATCATATGCCTCTGCTGCCTCCTCTTCAGTGGCTGCCACCATTCAACCACAAACAATGTGTCAAGTCATCCATTTTTCATGTATCTTTCACCGAACAGTTCTTGCTATGAATAGGAAAAATTTAACAAGAATCGATGACAGAAAAATGATTGACcaaatttcatttacaaatacaAGGTGAGTTTGAACAAACCAGGGAATCACCACTTCTATTCTAGCAGCAATATCACTGAAGCCACCCAAATATATTTGCTTACCAAAGGTTCCAAGGTACAGGTCTTTGTTTCCGGCAACACGGCCAATTCTCGCTTGCCAACGACCCTGTTGATGATGCCTGGAGCACCAAAATAATACATGTGACTGATGAACAGAAATGAAAGCATTGAagaacaaaaatctcaaaaattccaaaacagaAACAGGAATGATAATGGTAATATAATCAAAGGCAAAAGAGCTTCAATTGGCATATAAATATCCAGACCTTGTCACACCCCTATATATGGAGGCTCCCCTTGAAAAACCGCTACTTTTCCTGAAAGGAATACAGGAAATCAGATCAacttcttaattaataaaaaaaatatcaataaataacaGATGGCACAAAGCTTAATTACCTCCTCAGAGATGCAATGAATTCCTGCTTGGTCACAAGTTTCATCTCTTCCAGTTCTTTGGTGTAATTCGAAACCTTAAAAAGGGAAAGCCAAAATGAATTGCTGGGTACTGATTCAAGTTCCATGATAAAGGCCACGTAGTTTTTCATGCAGAAACAAAGACATCatagcataaaataaaataagctgaGAGCATTAGAAATGTGAATATGATCTTACGGGAAAGTTCGTGGTTGCAGTGGGGCCCCAGTATTTCAGGGCTGCTAAATCATAAGCTCTAGCTGCCTTTTCTTCCTTGTCGTATCCACCtgatcatataaataataaatattacataaatttcttattcCAGAATTAGATAAAACgtaaattcaaaagaaaatcctgAAAAAGGAAACAGGGAAAACCACTTACCCAGGTACACTGTAGAACAAATTCAAAGTAGCAAAAGCCCGATCATTATCACATATGCAAGGTCCCACGTTACATGCATTAAAGAAAAGGAGTAGGAACGTGAGTGTTatatgataataattatataaaatggtCAAAATTTACTGCAGAAATATTATTTCTCgagacaaataaaaaatataaaaacaaacaacgTGATTTGCATGCCATAGCTATAGCATATGCTCAAAAGatataaataatacacataTACATGAACCATACTTATTTAATGTTGTCCGAAACATTTATACAAGcgacaataaataatataggaCCCATCTTATGTGCCATCTCTTTTCCACATTCTGAACTCAAATTTATAGGTTACAAAAGTAATTAGTAAGAGATTTAATTAATGTGAAATTCCCAAAAACTTGAACTAatggaaagataaaaatttcattatttattttatatcttaacactcctcCTCATGCGTGGGTCAGACTCACCCTTAATGAATAGCCAAAtacgtggaatatttaattaaattatgtagAGTATAAAGTCATAGTTCAGGACCTCTGCTTAATACTATGTAAAATCAtcatttgttt
This genomic interval from Juglans microcarpa x Juglans regia isolate MS1-56 chromosome 4D, Jm3101_v1.0, whole genome shotgun sequence contains the following:
- the LOC121259501 gene encoding crooked neck-like protein 1 codes for the protein MAAKDADPSLGYLTRKDTEVKLPRPTRVKNKTPAPIQITAEQILREARERQEAEIRPPKQKITDAAELADYRLRKRKEFEDLIRRVRWNISVWIKYAQWEESQKDFNRARSVWERALEVDYRNHTLWLKYAEVEMKNKFINHARNVWDRAVALLPRVDQLWYKYIHMEEMLGNVAGARQVFERWMNWMPDQQGWLSYIKFELRYNEVERARQIFERFVQCHPKVGAWIRFAKFEMKNGEVARSRNVYERAVEKLADDEEAEQLFVAFAEFEERCKETERARCIYKFALDHIPKGRAEDLYRKFVAFEKQYGDREGIEDAIVGKRRFQYEEEVRKNPLNYDSWFDYIRLEESVGNKERIREVYERAIANVPPAEEKRYWQRYIYLWINYALYEELDAGDMERTREVYRECLKLIPHEKFSFAKIWLLAAQFEIRQRNLKAARQVLGNAIGKAPKDKIFKKYIEIELQLGNIDRCRKIYEKYLEWSPENCYAWSKYAELERSLSETERARAIFELAIAQPALDMPELLWKTYIDFEISEGEFERTRELYERLLDRTKHLKVWISYAKFEASAMEEDAGGLDLAEDSIQENRYEQKKQCIQRARRVFEKAINYLRTSAPELKEERAMLLEEWLTMESSFGELGDVGLVQAKLPKKLKKRRPIVAEDGPAGYEEYIDYLFPEENQTTNLKILEAAYKWKKQKLSSDDD